One genomic region from ANME-2 cluster archaeon encodes:
- the recQ gene encoding DNA helicase RecQ, with protein sequence MHQTLQKYFGYTGFRPLQEDIIRDVLENKDTFVLMPTGGGKSLCFQLPALLMEGLTVVISPLISLMKDQVDSLRSNGIAAAYLNSTQSPQEVSEVTSAILINQIKILYVAPERLLMSHTLGLLKQVKVSLFAVDEAHCISEWGHDFRPEYRRIRTLRSRFPDVPIIALTATATTKVQEDITTQLNMDGFNTYVAGFDRPNLFYQVWPKKDTYAQLLGFLKKHRGNSGIIYCQSRNSVDTLTAKLQRSGFRALPYHAGLSDIQRSKNQECFIKDDTDIIVATIAFGMGIDKPNVRFVIHHDLPKNLEGYYQETGRGGRDGLECDCILFFSHGDRYKIEYFINKKTSKKEQDTAMAQLRAMTSYCESNTCRRQILLSYFGEKPSGRNCGKCDVCVSPRETFDGTVTAQRLLACIDELDQRFGMNHVIDVLIGSKNKKITAKRHNMLKSHGMGAEYSKPQWQAITRELIQLGLLCVEGAKYPVLTLNQNSRGVLNGQREVTLAKPVEEVVVIQTQENAPIETGLFNRLRMLRKTLADRKNLPPYIIFSDSSLKEMASKVPRTHQEFLDITGVGENKLIKYGDAFLSEIAAHLQEHPGQSKSPSRAGQGSLSATHKETLDQYRKGLTLQQIANARNLSAGTIIAHIEKLVLAGEIDSIDEWVDVQKQQAIKQAISDVGPEYLSPIKEKLGDDCLYNEIKLVRAAVMAEVAFSPM encoded by the coding sequence ATGCACCAGACACTTCAGAAATACTTTGGCTATACAGGATTTCGCCCCCTTCAGGAGGACATTATCAGGGATGTCCTTGAGAATAAAGACACATTTGTATTGATGCCTACGGGGGGCGGAAAATCGCTCTGTTTCCAGCTTCCTGCCCTCCTCATGGAAGGGTTGACCGTGGTAATTTCACCGCTCATTTCACTGATGAAGGACCAGGTAGATAGTCTGAGGTCAAATGGCATAGCTGCAGCATATCTCAACAGCACTCAATCCCCTCAGGAGGTATCAGAGGTCACATCTGCTATCCTCATTAACCAGATAAAAATACTGTATGTGGCACCAGAGCGGCTTTTGATGTCACATACACTTGGATTATTGAAACAGGTGAAGGTCAGCCTGTTCGCTGTTGATGAGGCTCATTGTATTTCGGAATGGGGGCATGATTTCAGACCTGAATATCGCAGGATCAGGACATTAAGGTCACGATTCCCGGATGTTCCAATAATCGCACTGACAGCAACTGCAACAACAAAAGTACAGGAAGATATCACAACGCAACTGAACATGGATGGATTCAATACCTATGTGGCCGGTTTTGATCGGCCGAACCTGTTCTACCAGGTATGGCCCAAAAAAGATACCTATGCTCAATTACTCGGATTCCTGAAAAAGCACAGGGGCAATTCCGGTATTATCTACTGCCAGAGCCGTAATAGTGTGGATACACTGACAGCAAAGCTTCAGCGGAGCGGTTTTCGGGCCCTGCCGTACCATGCAGGTTTGTCCGATATCCAGCGGTCCAAAAACCAGGAATGTTTCATAAAAGATGATACTGATATCATTGTTGCAACCATCGCTTTTGGTATGGGTATTGACAAACCCAACGTGCGCTTTGTTATACATCATGACCTGCCAAAGAACCTTGAAGGTTACTACCAGGAAACCGGGCGGGGCGGCCGGGATGGTCTGGAGTGTGACTGCATCCTGTTCTTCAGTCATGGGGACCGGTATAAGATAGAATATTTCATCAACAAGAAAACGAGCAAGAAAGAACAGGATACTGCAATGGCACAGCTCAGGGCCATGACCAGTTACTGTGAGAGCAATACCTGTCGCAGGCAAATATTGCTCAGTTATTTTGGTGAGAAACCATCAGGGCGAAATTGCGGTAAATGCGATGTCTGTGTTTCACCCAGGGAAACCTTCGATGGTACCGTGACCGCACAAAGGTTACTGGCCTGTATAGATGAACTTGACCAGCGGTTCGGGATGAATCATGTGATCGATGTATTGATAGGCTCAAAGAATAAGAAAATTACTGCAAAACGCCACAACATGCTGAAAAGTCATGGAATGGGGGCTGAATATTCCAAACCACAATGGCAAGCCATTACAAGGGAACTGATTCAACTCGGGTTGTTATGCGTTGAAGGTGCAAAATATCCTGTACTCACCTTGAACCAAAACAGCAGGGGTGTACTTAATGGACAACGGGAAGTAACATTGGCGAAACCTGTAGAAGAGGTTGTAGTAATACAAACGCAGGAGAATGCGCCTATCGAAACAGGGCTTTTTAACAGGTTAAGGATGTTAAGAAAAACACTGGCCGACAGGAAAAACCTGCCACCATATATTATTTTTTCAGATTCCAGCCTGAAGGAGATGGCTTCAAAGGTACCCAGGACGCACCAGGAGTTTCTGGACATAACAGGTGTGGGCGAGAATAAATTGATTAAATACGGCGATGCATTCTTATCAGAGATCGCCGCCCACCTTCAGGAACATCCTGGACAAAGCAAGAGTCCATCCCGGGCCGGACAGGGTAGTTTATCTGCCACACACAAGGAAACTCTCGACCAATACCGAAAGGGTCTGACCTTACAACAGATTGCGAATGCCAGGAACCTTAGTGCCGGCACTATTATTGCCCATATAGAGAAACTCGTGCTCGCAGGTGAGATCGATTCCATAGACGAGTGGGTAGATGTACAAAAGCAGCAGGCAATCAAGCAGGCAATATCAGATGTCGGGCCCGAATACCTGTCTCCAATTAAGGAGAAACTGGGTGATGATTGCCTGTATAATGAGATAAAACTGGTAAGGGCCGCTGTAATGGCTGAAGTGGCATTTAGTCCTATGTAG
- a CDS encoding PhzF family phenazine biosynthesis protein yields the protein MLRELMERIGLGSRKFYIVDVFAERKYAGNQLAVVTDARDITGREMQLIAREMNYSETAFILSGNPGNGGYDVRIFTPAEEVPFAGHPTLGTAYVIQQEIIKDPIEILYLNLEVGKIPVRFNYKDREPGIMWMNQNQPEFGHMFDPVLISESLNLGPRDIDERYSIQEVSTGLPFIIVPLKKLEALKNSKVKLDIFFQVIRDTRAKAVLLFCPETYSLENDLNVRVYVDYYGIPEDPATGSGNGCLAAYLEKYRYFGDDHVDIRVEQGCEIGRPSLLYLRAISNGTTIDVDVGGKVIMVAKGELC from the coding sequence GTGTTACGGGAACTTATGGAGAGGATAGGATTGGGAAGCCGTAAATTCTATATCGTGGATGTATTCGCCGAGAGGAAATATGCAGGGAACCAGCTGGCTGTTGTCACAGATGCAAGAGATATTACCGGACGTGAGATGCAGCTTATTGCTAGAGAAATGAACTATTCCGAGACCGCATTTATTCTGTCTGGAAATCCCGGAAATGGCGGGTATGATGTACGCATATTCACTCCGGCAGAAGAGGTGCCTTTTGCGGGTCATCCCACCCTGGGCACGGCATATGTTATTCAGCAGGAGATCATCAAAGACCCTATCGAAATACTGTACCTGAACCTGGAGGTTGGCAAGATCCCGGTCAGGTTCAATTATAAGGACCGTGAGCCAGGGATTATGTGGATGAACCAGAACCAGCCTGAATTCGGCCATATGTTCGATCCAGTTCTCATATCCGAATCGTTGAACCTGGGTCCACGTGATATTGATGAGAGGTATTCTATCCAGGAAGTATCCACCGGACTGCCTTTCATCATAGTACCGTTAAAGAAACTTGAAGCCCTGAAGAACAGCAAGGTAAAACTTGACATCTTCTTCCAGGTGATAAGGGATACCAGGGCAAAGGCCGTACTTCTCTTTTGTCCTGAAACATATTCCCTGGAAAATGACCTGAATGTCAGGGTTTATGTTGACTATTATGGCATTCCTGAAGACCCGGCTACCGGCAGTGGTAACGGGTGCCTGGCCGCATATCTGGAGAAATACCGATATTTCGGTGACGACCATGTAGATATCCGTGTAGAACAGGGATGTGAAATAGGACGCCCATCGTTACTCTATTTGCGGGCGATCAGTAATGGCACAACAATAGATGTGGATGTTGGCGGAAAAGTTATCATGGTGGCAAAAGGAGAATTATGTTAG
- a CDS encoding winged helix-turn-helix domain-containing protein, with the protein MLRKILWYLIAGTRGGNSRAKILDALIERPYNANKLSEILGLDYKTVKHHLEVLKKNSLIVAEGDKYGVVYFPSTKLEENQDEFRKILAIINKDANE; encoded by the coding sequence ATCCTGAGAAAAATTCTTTGGTATCTGATAGCGGGTACACGGGGGGGCAATAGCAGAGCTAAGATACTGGATGCACTCATTGAAAGACCGTATAATGCAAATAAGTTATCAGAAATTTTAGGTCTGGATTATAAGACTGTTAAGCATCACCTTGAAGTGCTGAAAAAAAATAGTCTCATCGTTGCTGAGGGGGATAAATATGGAGTGGTCTATTTTCCATCAACAAAGCTTGAAGAGAACCAGGATGAATTTAGAAAAATATTAGCAATAATAAATAAGGATGCTAACGAATAA
- a CDS encoding transcriptional regulator, translating into MEELIGFISGNDKRGTILGILGHHGALDKQLIAKRARMVPQSASKILNELLDKGLVAENNDTFSLTELGTEVENTMKGL; encoded by the coding sequence ATGGAAGAATTAATCGGTTTTATTTCAGGCAATGATAAACGCGGGACGATACTGGGTATATTGGGGCATCATGGTGCTCTGGACAAACAATTGATCGCAAAACGTGCTCGTATGGTGCCACAGTCTGCCAGCAAAATACTTAATGAACTTCTGGATAAAGGATTGGTGGCAGAAAACAATGATACGTTCTCTCTTACAGAGTTGGGAACAGAAGTAGAGAATACCATGAAGGGATTATAG
- a CDS encoding DsrE family protein, translating into MKLGILLTTPPSHQNTRSVIQLSRAAREHGHDVGIFMMADGVYNILYQPLLDLVNNGVELSLCAHNATQRGLERVEGVLWGSQYDLAVLTDDSDRFLTF; encoded by the coding sequence ATGAAACTGGGAATACTGCTAACAACGCCCCCGTCCCACCAGAATACCCGCAGTGTCATCCAGCTCAGCAGGGCCGCCCGGGAACACGGACATGACGTGGGCATCTTCATGATGGCGGATGGCGTGTATAATATATTATACCAGCCATTGCTGGACCTTGTGAATAATGGCGTGGAATTGTCTTTGTGTGCCCACAATGCCACCCAGCGCGGACTTGAGAGGGTGGAAGGTGTGCTGTGGGGCAGCCAGTATGACCTTGCAGTACTTACCGATGATAGTGACCGGTTCCTTACTTTTTAG
- a CDS encoding sulfurtransferase TusA family protein, giving the protein MTDIAADYELDVRGECCPYPLVRTKKQVDALEPGEILKVIADDPVAPQNIDQWSRKSGNKLLAVEQKDGEYLIFVEKA; this is encoded by the coding sequence GTGACAGATATTGCAGCCGATTATGAACTGGATGTCAGGGGCGAATGCTGCCCCTACCCCCTGGTCCGCACCAAGAAACAGGTTGATGCGCTCGAGCCGGGTGAGATACTCAAGGTAATAGCCGATGACCCCGTAGCCCCGCAGAACATTGACCAGTGGTCCCGGAAGAGCGGCAACAAACTCCTTGCAGTTGAGCAGAAGGACGGGGAATACCTGATATTCGTGGAAAAGGCATAA